A single genomic interval of Spirosoma taeanense harbors:
- a CDS encoding RagB/SusD family nutrient uptake outer membrane protein, producing the protein MNTKTLVLSSLLTGGVLFSCNESKLLDQVNPNQASTATFWKTSDDAIKGLNAAYSGMQDRRFSLWIRFLTDLSSDEGYSQSPWTDLGNLSKFIVTDYNIPMNRESFEAAYQGIYRTSQVLENVPNIQMDATLQKRILAEAKVIRAYFYYNMANIWGNVPLVLTSQTLGDRPKQSTQAEVFAQVIKDCQEAAVDLPESYSGQDVGRLHKYSAIALMGKTYMQQRKWTEAAAAFKQIIDKTPTRFDLVPDFKDNFTTLLENNKESLFEIQYYDENESKVGGAVNYDVAGGSESSERAQFFGLRNTNGFSKGGWCDGQPTKWLYNEFLKEKDKSGKVDYRLDYTIFYGGSTLKPHGYSYADLTKLAAGSDYLPDRDRFWIKYTNYYQATDSYFSGINDRVIRLADVYLLYAEALNELGQTAQGIPFANKVRARVNMNELPLTLTQAAFREQLRHDRVVELAGETQRFWDMKRYGILGPELAGPDAGKKPANLSDFDTDFTTYQKGKSELYPIPLYETDANPNIKQNPGW; encoded by the coding sequence ATGAATACGAAAACACTGGTACTCTCCAGTCTACTAACCGGGGGCGTCCTGTTCAGTTGCAACGAAAGCAAACTGCTCGATCAGGTCAACCCTAACCAGGCCTCGACGGCGACCTTCTGGAAAACCTCCGATGACGCCATCAAGGGACTTAACGCGGCTTACAGTGGCATGCAGGATCGCCGGTTCTCGCTCTGGATTCGCTTTTTGACAGACCTTAGTTCCGATGAAGGCTATAGCCAGAGCCCCTGGACCGACCTGGGCAACCTGAGCAAGTTCATCGTAACGGACTATAATATTCCCATGAACCGGGAATCGTTTGAAGCGGCTTACCAGGGTATCTATCGCACCAGCCAGGTGCTGGAGAACGTGCCCAATATCCAGATGGACGCTACCCTGCAAAAGCGGATACTGGCCGAAGCCAAAGTGATCCGGGCGTATTTTTATTACAACATGGCCAACATCTGGGGCAATGTGCCACTGGTACTTACCTCCCAGACGCTGGGCGATCGGCCCAAGCAGTCAACGCAGGCTGAGGTATTTGCGCAGGTGATTAAAGACTGCCAGGAAGCCGCCGTTGACCTGCCCGAAAGCTACTCGGGTCAGGACGTAGGGCGGCTGCACAAGTATAGCGCCATTGCCCTGATGGGTAAAACTTACATGCAGCAACGCAAATGGACCGAAGCGGCCGCTGCCTTCAAGCAGATCATCGACAAGACACCGACGCGCTTTGACCTGGTTCCGGATTTCAAAGACAACTTTACGACCCTGCTGGAGAACAATAAAGAGTCGCTGTTCGAAATCCAGTATTACGACGAAAACGAGAGTAAAGTGGGTGGCGCTGTCAACTACGACGTTGCGGGAGGGTCGGAGTCCTCCGAGCGGGCGCAGTTCTTTGGTTTACGGAACACCAACGGTTTCAGCAAAGGCGGCTGGTGCGATGGACAACCTACCAAATGGCTTTACAACGAGTTTCTGAAGGAGAAAGACAAAAGCGGTAAGGTTGACTATCGGCTTGATTACACCATATTTTACGGTGGCAGTACGCTCAAACCGCACGGCTATAGCTATGCGGACCTGACAAAGCTGGCGGCCGGCAGCGACTATCTGCCCGACCGGGATCGGTTCTGGATTAAGTACACGAACTACTACCAGGCAACGGATAGTTATTTCTCGGGTATTAACGACCGGGTCATTCGCTTAGCCGACGTGTACCTGCTTTACGCGGAAGCCCTGAACGAACTCGGTCAGACGGCGCAGGGAATCCCATTTGCCAACAAAGTCCGGGCGCGGGTCAACATGAACGAGTTGCCCCTCACGTTGACGCAGGCCGCTTTCCGCGAGCAGCTCCGCCACGACCGCGTGGTTGAACTGGCCGGCGAAACTCAGCGCTTCTGGGATATGAAGCGCTACGGTATCCTCGGTCCCGAACTGGCCGGACCCGATGCCGGTAAAAAGCCGGCT